TGATGCGGATTTTCTAAACATTTCGAGATATGCATGGGGAGATGACTATCATCTTGTCGTCGGCAAAATGCTGAGCAAGTATGTTGGTAAACTGCAGAAGCAATTTCCCGCGGGCAAGTTCTTGTATTATTGCGATACCGGTCCTCTGATGGATAAAGTCTGGGCCCAGCGCGCCGGATTGGGATGGATCGGGAAACATACAAATGTCATCAATCGAGAGATCGGGTCATGGATTTTTCTCTCGGAGGTTATCACAGATATAATCTGCGATTACAACGAACCTGAAGTCGATCACTGCGGCAGCTGCCGCGAGTGTATCGACGCGTGTCCGACGGAAGCGATCGTCGAACCTTACGTCCTTGACGCGAACAAGTGCATCTCGTTTTTGACCATCGAGAACAAGGATGAAAAAATACCTGATGACCTTTCGTCAAAACTGAGTAATTGGGTGTTCGGCTGCGATATTTGCCAGGATGTTTGCCCGTGGAACAAGAAATTTCAAGTATCTACAGACGAGCCCGGATTTTTCCCGCGCTCAGAAAATTTGAATCTGAAAGCCGGGGAAGTTCATCTAATGTCAGGAGAAGAGTTCGCTGAAAGATTTCATCAAAGCCCCGTCAAACGTGCGAAGCATGAGGGTTTTCAACGAAATGCGAAAGCAATTTTGAATTCCGAAAGGAAATAACCGTATTATAGCTGAACAATAGAGTCAGAAATTAGTAAAGCGTAAACATTGAAAAGGAAAATAATTGAAAAACAAATATAGAGGATTCATTTTCGATTTGGATGGTGTGCTGGTTGACAGCTCGAGAATTCAC
Above is a genomic segment from Candidatus Acidiferrales bacterium containing:
- the queG gene encoding tRNA epoxyqueuosine(34) reductase QueG; amino-acid sequence: MVGEKINTASFMRESAREEGFDLVGITGAEYLTEESLHLREWLNRGYHGTMDWMEKNFEKRINPGKILDGARTVISLGKNYYVPVNHDADFLNISRYAWGDDYHLVVGKMLSKYVGKLQKQFPAGKFLYYCDTGPLMDKVWAQRAGLGWIGKHTNVINREIGSWIFLSEVITDIICDYNEPEVDHCGSCRECIDACPTEAIVEPYVLDANKCISFLTIENKDEKIPDDLSSKLSNWVFGCDICQDVCPWNKKFQVSTDEPGFFPRSENLNLKAGEVHLMSGEEFAERFHQSPVKRAKHEGFQRNAKAILNSERK